From the Halobellus litoreus genome, the window GCAGGGCTTCTCCTGGAGGTACGTCAGGCGGATGAGTCGCTTCCGCGTGTCGTCGGGCACCGAGTCGAGCGCGCGGAACTCGCCGTCGTCGGTGAACACCTCCTCCTCGTCGAAGCGCCAGCCGCGGAGACCGATGCTGACTTTGGCCATTAGCGGACCGTAGCGCGTCGGTAAATAAAAGGAGCGCGTCTCGGCGGACGGCTGGGTCGAGCTGATCGCCGTGGGCCGCAGCGGAGCGACCGGAACGTGCGGCTTTTCCTTCCCCCGCGAGAACGGAGGGCTATGGACCCGAAGCGGGAACTCACGAGCGTCGACCTGGCCGCCCTCGTCACCGAACTGAACCGGTACGAGGGGGCGAAGGTCGACAAGGCCTACCTCTACGGCGACGACCTGCTCCGCTTCCGGATGCGCGACTTCGACCGCGGTCGCGTGGAACTGATTTTGGAGGTCGGCGACACGAAGCGGGCGCACGTCGCCGATCCCGACCACGTCCCCGACGCGCCGGGGCGGCCGCCGAACTTCGCGATGATGCTGCGGAACCGACTCTCCGGAGCAGACTTCGCGGGCGTCGAGCAGTTCGAGTTCGACCGCATCCTCGTCTTCGAGTTCGAGCGCGACGACGAGGACACGAGGATCGTCGTCGAACTGTTCGGGCAGGGCAACGTCGCCGTCCTCGACGAGACCGGCGAGGTCGTCCAGAGCCTCGAAACCGTCCGGCTGAAGTCCAGGACGGTCGCACCGGGGGCGCAGTACGAGTTCCCCTCCTCGCGGCTGGACCCGCTGACGGTCGGCTACGAGGCGTTCGTGCGGAATATGGCCGACTCCGACACCGACGTCGTGCGGACGCTCGCGACGCAGTTGAACCTCGGCGGCCTCTACGCCGAGGAGGTCTGCACCCGCGCGGGCGTAGAGAAGACGACCCCGATAGGGGACGCCACCGAAGAGGAGTTCCGCGCGCTCCACGACGCGCTCGACGACCTTCGGACCAGACTCCGCTCCGGGGAGTTCGACCCCCGCGTCTACGTCGACGACGACGGTGCGGTCGTCGACGCGACGCCGTTCCCGCTGAAGGAACACGAGCGGGAAGGACTCGACAGCCAAGCCTACGACTCGTTCAACGAGGCGCTCGACGAGTACTTCTACCGACTGGAGACCGAGGAGGCGTCCGAGGCGGAAGAGCCGGGGAGCGCGCGCCCGGATTTCCAGGCCGAGATCGAGAAGAAAAAGCGAATCATCGACCAGCAGGAGGGCGCGATCGAGGGGTTCGAACAGCAGGCCGAGACCGAGCGCCGCCGCGCCGAACTGCTGTACGCGAACTACGACCTCGTCGACGAGGTGCTCTCGACCGTTCGCGAGGCCCGCGGGAACGGCGTCCCGTGGGACGAGATCCGCGAGACGCTCGACGCGGGGGCCGAACGGGGGATCCCGGCGGCCGAGGCCGTCGTCGACGTCGACGGCGCGGAGGGGACAGTCACGATCGAACTCGACGGCACCGACGTGGAAGTCGACGTCGACGACGGCGTCGAGAAGAACGCCGACCGCCTCTACACCGAGGCCAAGCGGATCGAGGAGAAGAAGGAGGGCGCGCTCGCGGCGATCGAGAACACGCGGGAGGAACTCGAAGCCGTCAAGAAGCGGCGCGACGAGTGGGAGGCCGACGAGGGAGACGACGAAGGTCAGACGGAGGAAGCGGACGGAGACGACGAGGCAGAGTTCGAGGACCGCGATTGGCTCGCGATGGAGTCGATCCCGATTCGGCGCTCCGAGGAGTGGTACGAGCGGTTCCGCTGGTTCCACACGGCCGACGGCTTCCTCGTCATCGGCGGCCGCAACGCCGATCAGAACGAGGAGATCGTCACCAAGTACCTGAACAAGCACGACCTGTTCTTCCACACGCAGGCCCACGGCGGCCCGGTGACGATCGTGAAGGCGACGGGGCCCTCCGAGCCCTCCGAGGCGGTCGAATTCCCCGAATCCACGAAGGAGCAGGCCGCTCAGTTCGCCGTCTCCTACTCTTCGACCTGGAAGGAGGGTCGATACGCCGGCGAGGCGTATATGGTGACGCCCGATCAGGTGTCGAAGACCCCGGAGTCCGGCGAGTACATCGAGAAGGGCTCGTTCGTCATCAGAGGCGATCGGACCTACTTCAGAGACGTCGCCGCCGAAGTCGCCGTCGGAATCCAGTGCGAAGGCGAGACCCGGGTGCTCGGCGGTCCGCCGGCGGCGATCGAGGACCGCGTCGCGACGTCGATCCGTGTGCAACCCGGCCGCTATGCTCAGAACGACGCCGCGAAGATGCTCTACCGGGAGTTCAAAGACCGGTTCACAGACCAATCGTTCCTCCGGAAAGTTGCCAGTCCGGACAAGATCCAGGAGTTCCTGCCGCCGGGTGGGAGCGAGATCGTCGACGAGTGAGGGTGCGCCCAGAAAATAATAATTTCTGACACTTTACGGTTGGATTACGGCAGATAAGCCATCTATGTTTATCTCCGATGACAGCGTACTGATTAGTCTGAGCGAGCTCCGTCGAAACGGTGTCAGACGACGCCGACGGCATCGCTCGGTGATCACGATGATACAACAGTCACTGCAGTACCTCCGGAACGACGAAGAGCAATGGGTAAGGACCGTTCTCATCGGCGGCATTCTCAGCCTCTTGAGCGTCCTCATCGTCCCCTCGTTCCTCGTCCTCGGCTATCTCGTCCGGGTCGTCCGTGGAACGATGCACGAGAACGAACAACCGCCGGTCTTCGACGAGTGGGGCGACCTGTTCGTCGACGGTCTGAAGGCCTTCGTCGTGGCGTTCGCGTACAGCCTGGTGCCGGGAATCATCGCCGCCGTCGTCATCGGCGGTAGCGTCCTCTCGTTCGTCGTGGGCGGGGGGTCGGAATCCGCCAGTCTCGTGGGTCTCGGGATGGCCGGCCTCTTCGTCGGCGGGTTGCTCGCGTTCGTGCTGAGCCTGCTGGCCGCGTACGTCATACCGGCGGCCGTCGCCGCCTTCGCGGAGACCGACAGACTCGGCGCGGCCTTCTCCGTCGGCGAACTGCGTCCGGTACTGACCTCGGGAACCTACGCCACCGCGTGGGTCTACGGCATCGCGCTCATCCTCGCGGCCAGTCTGATCGCGGGCGCGCTGAACGCCGTCCCGGTCATCGGAACCGTCGCGGGCGCCTTCATCGCGTTCTACGCCGCGGTCGCGGCCTACTACCTCATCGGTCACGCGTGGGGCGAACTCCGCGACGTCGAGGTCAGCGAACGCGACGATACCGTCGGTGAGTCGCCGGCGGTCTGAGACGGCCGACGGCACGGGAGCGGAACGCTCTCGGGGCCGAGCTCCGAGAGGTGGGCTTCACTCACCTGTAACTATTCTCTGGTAATTTTTCTGGTGTCGGCGGAGTCGGTCGATTGACCGATCACCTATGCGCAAGAATTACTTGTTTGGATCGTGAGATCCGATTCGATGCTGTCAGATGCCCTGTCCTACCCGCTGAACGGTGATAGCTGGCTCCGAACGATTCTCGTCGGCGGCCTCCTGAGTCTGCTCACGGTGTTCGTGATCCCGGTATTCTTCCTCCAGGGATACTACGTCCGGATCCTCCGAGGCGCGTCGACCGGGGGGACCGATGCACCCGAGTTCTCCGACTGGGGCGACCTGCTCGTCGACGGACTGAAACTGTTCGCGGTGAACCTGCTCGTCTCGCTCGTCGTCTTCGTGGCGATGTTCGCGGTCGCCGCCATCTTCGGGGCGGGATCGCTCCTCTCGGGGGCCGGGCCCGCGGCCGATCCCGGATCGGGTGGCGGGGGGATCTTCGCGGTCTTCGGCGCGGTCGGGTTCCTCCTGTTCCTCGCGATCGTGCTGGCGATCGGCTACGTGGCGCCCGGGATGTTCGCGAACTTCGCTCGAGAGGACTCCATCGCGGCGGCGTTCGACGTCTCGACGGTCGTCGCCGGCGTGACGACGAGCGAGTACCTGGTCGCGTGGGTACTCGCCGTCGTCGTCGGCCTCGTCCTCGGGACGATCGCGAGTCTCCTCAGCATCGTGGTCGTCGGCATCTTCGGCCTCTTCTACGTCCAGGTCGTCACGTACTACCTGTTCGGCCGCGGGTTCGCCGACGGCCTCGACGAGAAACGGGGCGGCGCGGCGGCGACGACGTACTGAGCCGCTCGGCAGCCGTCAGGATCTGAGCACCGACACGACGCCGAAGAGTGCGAACAGTCCGCCCACTCCGATCACTTTCATCGGCGCGGTCGACTCCTCTGCCTTGAGGAAGCCCGCCGCGGGCGCGTTCGGGTCGACGTAGGCCGTCACGCGTTCGCCCTCGCCGTACCCGTCGAGGACCGAGCGCGCCGCGCTTTCCGTGTCGAAGTTCGACTGCGTCGACGCCGGATACACGTCGGTTCCGGTGTAGTTCGCGCCGTCGTATCGGTAGCGGAACTCGACTGTCGGGTGGTATTCGACGCCGCCGCGACGCGAGGACGATTCCTCGACACCCGTTTCGACGACCGTCGCGTCGACCTCGACCGCGTTCGCGACGGCCTCGGACTGTTGGGTGTAGTCGTAGCCACCGTAGCCGGCGACGGCGACGCCGACGACGATCATCAGGAGGGCGAGACGTGTGGAGTCGGGTCCGTCGCTGCCGATGGAGAGATTCAGGGCCACGAGAGGTGGTGATCGGTCGAGGTTTTAAAAATCCCCCGTTCGGAGGACGTGCGCGGAACAATTCTTCAATCGATACCACCGCCGACGAACGGCCGGAGGCCGTGAGTCGGCGGCATTTTTCCCTCCGCCGTGAGACGCGAAGCGTCTCACGAGCCTTGCTTCGCTTCGCTCAGCAAGACAGGTTTTTGCGCGGCGGGGTCCCACAGACCCCGCCGTGGAAAAAGGTGGATGTTTAGGCCCCGGACCTCGGAGAACTGGGTATGCGAATTTCGAGTCGCGGCCACGGCGAGGAGGGTCGCGAGCGGATGACACTCGTTCCCGAGAACGTCGACGACCTCTGGCACCTCTCGCACGTCCTCGAATCGGGCGACTTCGTCTCCGGCGACACCACGCGTCGGATCCAGCGCGACGACGAACAGCTCAGAGACACCGGCGGCCAGCGCGAACACCTCTTCGTCACGATCGAAGTCGACGACGTGGAGTTCGCGCGCTTCGCGAACCGCCTGCGCGTCGG encodes:
- the rqcH gene encoding ribosome rescue protein RqcH, whose translation is MDPKRELTSVDLAALVTELNRYEGAKVDKAYLYGDDLLRFRMRDFDRGRVELILEVGDTKRAHVADPDHVPDAPGRPPNFAMMLRNRLSGADFAGVEQFEFDRILVFEFERDDEDTRIVVELFGQGNVAVLDETGEVVQSLETVRLKSRTVAPGAQYEFPSSRLDPLTVGYEAFVRNMADSDTDVVRTLATQLNLGGLYAEEVCTRAGVEKTTPIGDATEEEFRALHDALDDLRTRLRSGEFDPRVYVDDDGAVVDATPFPLKEHEREGLDSQAYDSFNEALDEYFYRLETEEASEAEEPGSARPDFQAEIEKKKRIIDQQEGAIEGFEQQAETERRRAELLYANYDLVDEVLSTVREARGNGVPWDEIRETLDAGAERGIPAAEAVVDVDGAEGTVTIELDGTDVEVDVDDGVEKNADRLYTEAKRIEEKKEGALAAIENTREELEAVKKRRDEWEADEGDDEGQTEEADGDDEAEFEDRDWLAMESIPIRRSEEWYERFRWFHTADGFLVIGGRNADQNEEIVTKYLNKHDLFFHTQAHGGPVTIVKATGPSEPSEAVEFPESTKEQAAQFAVSYSSTWKEGRYAGEAYMVTPDQVSKTPESGEYIEKGSFVIRGDRTYFRDVAAEVAVGIQCEGETRVLGGPPAAIEDRVATSIRVQPGRYAQNDAAKMLYREFKDRFTDQSFLRKVASPDKIQEFLPPGGSEIVDE
- a CDS encoding DUF4013 domain-containing protein, whose product is MLSDALSYPLNGDSWLRTILVGGLLSLLTVFVIPVFFLQGYYVRILRGASTGGTDAPEFSDWGDLLVDGLKLFAVNLLVSLVVFVAMFAVAAIFGAGSLLSGAGPAADPGSGGGGIFAVFGAVGFLLFLAIVLAIGYVAPGMFANFAREDSIAAAFDVSTVVAGVTTSEYLVAWVLAVVVGLVLGTIASLLSIVVVGIFGLFYVQVVTYYLFGRGFADGLDEKRGGAAATTY
- a CDS encoding DUF3592 domain-containing protein, yielding MALNLSIGSDGPDSTRLALLMIVVGVAVAGYGGYDYTQQSEAVANAVEVDATVVETGVEESSSRRGGVEYHPTVEFRYRYDGANYTGTDVYPASTQSNFDTESAARSVLDGYGEGERVTAYVDPNAPAAGFLKAEESTAPMKVIGVGGLFALFGVVSVLRS
- a CDS encoding DUF4013 domain-containing protein; its protein translation is MIQQSLQYLRNDEEQWVRTVLIGGILSLLSVLIVPSFLVLGYLVRVVRGTMHENEQPPVFDEWGDLFVDGLKAFVVAFAYSLVPGIIAAVVIGGSVLSFVVGGGSESASLVGLGMAGLFVGGLLAFVLSLLAAYVIPAAVAAFAETDRLGAAFSVGELRPVLTSGTYATAWVYGIALILAASLIAGALNAVPVIGTVAGAFIAFYAAVAAYYLIGHAWGELRDVEVSERDDTVGESPAV